The following proteins are co-located in the Telopea speciosissima isolate NSW1024214 ecotype Mountain lineage chromosome 9, Tspe_v1, whole genome shotgun sequence genome:
- the LOC122640501 gene encoding uncharacterized protein At4g19900, with translation MFRTLRNRRRPRYGPQLCAIAAALLLLLSVSVLHSRLGFDRRAQAQPFSSSRLESGFHSDPDLKFSQDSSNDIDDVVANPLLQDVDNDGSSKNDDDRIDELDVVDEDDKSRVSTEEEILSGVELEEESESEGLEVERNKHSGYVWDHVVGVRRRAFDKRSIDDQWEDYSTSDFNQNSEDQSKIAFASDDQPVDEDVRRKLQEIKGIEDALLLKTSLRVSPLREGWGTWFDTKGDFLRRDRMFKSNLELLNPLNNPLLQDPDGIGPTVLTRGDKLMQKALWNEFKKVPFALKKPLGITEKTRESAQTKDGAKATTEKGKIVNPEMRGFEGDNRRRENEIKRAERRALYDTSGNSADANKNVNASDSLNSTKTADVSSENLPTYSEKEKRFSSYENDRSFPSKFNNVKSRDKVIDSSRGMQDHQGDSNNLYSEKIEPKFSGHIYADGKRWGYYPGLYSYLSFSDFVDEFFRQGKCSMRVFMVWNSPPWMYSVRYQRGLESLLHHHPDACVLVFSETIELDFFRDFLKDGFKVAVAMPNLDELLKNTPTHEFASVWFKWRKTKFYSTHYSELVRLAALYKYGGLYLDSDILVLKPLSSLNNSVGLEDQVAESSLNGAVMAFRKLSPFLMECLREFYSTYDDTQLRWNGANLLSRVGKKFLTDGNNSDKQLELKLQPSFLLFPISPQNITRYFVAPADETEKFQQDILFTRILDKSVTFHFWNSITSALVPEPESLVARLLNHYCLHCLDVL, from the exons ATGTTCAGAACTCTCCGTAATCGTCGACGTCCTCGTTATGGCCCTCAACTCTGCGCCATTGCAGCTGCTCTCCTTCTCCTACTCTCAGTTTCTGTTCTCCACAGTCGTCTCGGCTTCGATCGACGAGCTCAAGCACAGCCATTCTCTTCTTCAAGACTAGAGTCCGGGTTCCACTCAGATCCGGATCTTAAATTCTCCCAAGACTCATCGAACGACATAGACGATGTCGTTGCCAATCCGTTGCTGCAAGATGTCGACAACGATGGTTCTAGTAAGAACGACGATGATCGCATCGATGAGCTTGATGTTGTAGACGAGGATgataaatctagggtttcaactGAAGAGGAGATTCTCAGTGGAGTTGAGCTTGAAGAGGAATCGGAATCTGAAGGACTTGAAGTGGAAAGGAATAAGCATTCAGGGTATGTGTGGGATCATGTTGTTGGAGTTAGAAGACGAGCTTTTGATAAGCGTTCGATCGATGACCAATGGGAGGACTATTCCACTTCTGATTTTAATCAGAATTCAGAGGATCAGAGTAAGATCGCTTTTGCTTCGGATGATCAGCCTGTGGATGAGGACGTTCGGCGGAAGTTGCAGGAGATTAAGGGGATCGAGGATGCACTGTTGTTGAAGACGAGTTTGAGAGTCTCACCTTTGAGAGAAGGTTGGGGGACTTGGTTTGATACGAAAGGTGACTTTTTGAGGCGTGATAGGATGTTTAAGTCTAATTTGGAGCTTTTGAATCCTTTGAATAACCCTCTTCTGCAAGATCCTGATGGGATTGGGCCTACGGTTTTAACAAGGGGTGATAAGCTCATGCAAAAGGCGTTGTGGAATGAATTTAAGAAAGTGCCTTTTGCTTTGAAGAAGCCATTAGGAATTACAGAGAAGACCCGTGAATCTGCACAAACTAAAGATGGTGCCAAAGCTACCACTGAGAAGGGGAAGATTGTGAATCCTGAAATGAGGGGATTTGAGGGtgataatagaagaagagagaatgagatcaaAAGGGCAGAACGTAGAGCTTTATATGACACTTCTGGAAATAGTGCTGATGCTAATAAAAATGTGAATGCTTCGGACTCTTTGAATTCAACTAAAACTGCAGATGTTTCCAGTGAAAATTTGCCAACTTAtagtgagaaagaaaaaagattctCATCGTATGAGAATGACAGAAGTTTTCCATCAAAATTCAATAATGTGAAAAGCAGAGACAAAGTTATAGATTCATCTAGGGGCATGCAGGATCATCAAGGTGATTCGAACAATCTGTATTCTGAAAAGATTGAACCCAAGTTTTCAGGTCATATTTATGCTGATGGCAAGAGATGGGGCTACTATCCTGGCTTGTATTCTTATCTTTCCTTCTCTGATTTTGTTGATGAGTTTTTTAGGCAAGGAAAATGTTCTATGAGGGTTTTTATGGTGTGGAATTCTCCACCTTGGATGTATAGCGTCCGGTACCAACGAGGCCTTGAAAGTCTTCTACACCATCATCCGGATGCATGTGTTTTAGTGTTTTCCGAAACGATTGAACTTGATTTCTTTAGGGACTTTCTGAAGGATGG CTTCAAGGTTGCTGTGGCGATGCCAAATCTGGATGAACTGCTGAAGAATACCCCCACCCATGAATTTGCATCAGTATGGTTTAAGTGGAGAAAGACAAAATTTTATTCTACCCACTACAGTGAGCTAGTCCGACTTGCTGCTCTTTACAA GTATGGAGGACTCTATCTTGATTCTGATATTTTAGTGTTGAAGCCATTGTCTTCACTTAATAATTCTGTAGGCTTGGAGGATCAAGTGGCTGAAAGTTCTTTAAATGGTGCTGTAATGGCATTCAGGAAGCTCAG TCCTTTCTTAATGGAGTGCTTGAGAGAGTTTTATTCAACATATGATGATACCCAGTTGCGATGGAATGGGGCTAATCTTTTGTCAAGAGTAGGTAAAAAGTTTTTGACTGATGGGAATAATTCTGACAAACAGCTGGAGCTAAAATTGCAACCATCTTTTCTTCTGTTCCCCATAAGCCCGCAGAATATCACTAG ATATTTTGTCGCTCCAGCAGATGAGACTGAAAAATTTCAACAAGATATTCTCTTCACAAGGATCCTGGATAAGTCAGTCACATTTCATTTCTGGAACAGTATTACGTCTGCACTTGTTCCGGAGCCTGAGAGCCTTGTAGCAAGGCTTCTTAACCACTATTGCCTCCATTGTCTCGATGTGTTATGA
- the LOC122639251 gene encoding LOB domain-containing protein 24-like, protein MSHSTRCAACKSLRRRCPQDCILAPYFPSNNPQRFASVHKIFGASNITKILQQLPVHQRAEAADCMSFEATSRIQDPVYGCVGIISQLQQQILTTQCELAMTQAQLAFYYAQQEAQQEKPMAQSQIQYDGPSWWFDPNRLEPFYLDQPLLDFHQPPGFL, encoded by the exons ATGTCTCATTCCACACGTTGTGCAGCTTGCAAATCTCTGAGAAGGAGATGCCCTCAAGATTGCATTCTTGCCCCTTATTTCCCTTCAAATAATCCTCAAAGATTTGCTTCTGTTCATAAAATCTTTGGTGCCAGCAATATCACTAAGATTTTACAG CAATTACCAGTCCATCAACGAGCAGAAGCAGCAGATTGCATGTCATTTGAAGCAACTTCAAGGATTCAAGACCCAGTTTATGGTTGTGTTGGGATTATATCTCAATTACAGCAACAGATACTAACCACTCAATGTGAACTTGCAATGACACAAGCTCAACTTGCCTTCTACTATGCACAACAAGAAGCCCAACAAGAGAAACCAATGGCTCAATCCCAAATTCAATATGATGGACCATCGTGGTGGTTCGATCCGAACCGGCTAGAGCCCTTTTATTTGGACCAACCCTTATTAGACTTTCATCAACCACCAGGCTTTCTCtag
- the LOC122641113 gene encoding glutathionyl-hydroquinone reductase YqjG-like, producing the protein MISAISKNLIALGPEKTSSSVKSFSQGTIRMARSGLDDILETGVFNRSPSTFRNFISKDPSSPFPAESGRYHLYISYACPWASRCIAYVNIKGLQKAINVTSVQPKWGRTKDTDDHMGWVFPSSSTEVPGAEPDPLNGTKNIRELYELASANYSGKYTVPVLWDKKLKTIVNNESSEILRMLNTEFNEIAENASLDLYPPHLQSQIDEINEWVYDGINNGVYKCGFATKQAAYDEAVVKLYEAMDKCEEILSKQRYLCGNTLTEADIRLFVTLIRFDEVYTVHFKCNKKQLREYPNLFNYTKDIFQIPGMSTTVNMEHIKGHYYGSHPTINLYGIIPVGPSIDYTTPHDRDRFSS; encoded by the exons ATGATCTCTGCCATCTCGAAAAATCTCATAGCTCTTGGTCCGGAGAAGACAAGCTCTTCCGTCAAATCTTTTTCCCAG GGCACTATTCGAATGGCTCGTTCAGGGTTGGATGATATATTAGAAACTGGTGTTTTTAACCGTAGTCCATCTACATTCCGCAATTTTATCTCCAAGGATCCATCCTCTCCATTTCCTGCTGAGTCTGGGAGATACCATCTGTACATATCATATGCTTGCCCCTGGGCATCAAGGTGTAttgcttatgtaaatattaaGGGACTTCAGAAAGCCATCAATGTCACA TCGGTCCAACCCAAATGGGGAAGAACGAAGGACACCGATGATCATATGGGATGGGTCTTTCCTTCTTCAAGCACAGAAGTACCAGGCGCTGAACCCGATCCATTAAACGGGACGAAAAATATCAGAGAACTCTATGAGCTTGCTAGTGCAAACTATTCTGGAAAATATACTGTTCCT GTTTTATGGGATAAGAAATTGAAAACAATTGTGAACAACGAGAGTTCTGAGATTCTCCGTATGCTGAATACTGAATTCAATGAAATAGCAGAGAATGCTAGTTTGGACCTTTATCCTCCTCACTTACAATCCCAAATTGATGAGATTAATGAATGGGTATATGATGGGATAAACAATGGTGTTTATAAGTGTGGGTTTGCTACCAAGCAAGCAGCATACGACGAG GCTGTGGTAAAATTATATGAAGCAATGGACAAATGTGAGGAGATACTCAGCAAGCAGCGTTATTTATGTGGGAATACACTTACTGAAGCTGACATTCGGTTGTTTGTCACTCTTATAAGATTTGATGAG GTTTATACTGTTCACTTCAAATGCAACAAGAAGCAGCTACGTGAATACCCAAATCTGTTCAATTACACCaaagatatttttcaaattccCGGCATGAGTACCACTGTTAACATGGAGCATATCAAGGGACACTACTATGGAAGTCATCCTACTATTAACCTGTATGGTATAATTCCTGTTGGTCCTAGTATAGATTATACTACTCCACATGATCGAGACAGATTCTCTTCTTAA